In one window of Arachis ipaensis cultivar K30076 chromosome B06, Araip1.1, whole genome shotgun sequence DNA:
- the LOC107645522 gene encoding uncharacterized protein LOC107645522: MGCASSKVEDLPAVALCRDRCTFLDEAIHQRYALAAAHMAYINSLKGIGHSLHLFIQQDRELAAGGGAASPPPSPPAKAHLAKHASPPSSPPHSDSGSHLHFHSDEEDDDDENHHALHDHDSSGHSSPLHVDLPPFEEGDHEPPWMRMGMGRMQMNFMKKQPTPSIVYQQRPINHETVYVGESSSSYPYPYPYPYSSSSSSYQPYPQPYDPYGAPPPSAYDGSYLPQHRPPPSAAKPPPPPPSPPRASPWEFLNFFDGDGDEKYYPQTQYTPSRDSREVREEEGIPDLEDEDYQHEVVKEVHGDHKLVDTPASASASAAANHHDHHQPAKADATDSESDGGLEYDVHVVDKKVVDEDDRPKDRGGGGAGAAAFRGRPGSRSAFEVAKEIEVLFQRASDSGAEIAKILEVGKLPYNRKHGAAYQASSKMLQVVTPSLSMVSSQPSTSASAATDSLDIDVDLVTRSRNLSSTLQKLYLWEKKLYAEVKAEEKMRVVHDKKCRKLKRLDERGADFNKVDATRAMIRSLSTKIRMAIQVVDKISMTINKIRDEELWPQLKELIHGMMRMWKSMLECHHSQCEAIREARILGSVGSRKKSGDSHLLATKQLEQELINWTFQFSSWISAQKGYVRALNNWLMKCLLYEPEETPDGIVPFSPGRIGAPPIFVICNRWSQAMDRISEKEVVDSMHVFTMSVLQIWEQDKLEMHRQMAENKDLERKVRNIDKDDQKIQKQIQALERKIALPSGEGKGLSVSENILYQSDKSSSLQASLQRIFEAMERFTDESVKAYEELVSTD; encoded by the exons ATGGGCTGTGCGAGTTCCAAGGTGGAGGATCTGCCGGCGGTCGCCTTGTGCCGGGATCGATGCACCTTCCTCGACGAAGCTATACACCAGAGGTATGCTCTCGCGGCGGCGCACATGGCGTACATCAACTCCCTCAAGGGAATCGGTCACTCTCTCCACCTCTTTATTCAGCAAGACAGGGAATTAGCGGCAGGAGGTGGCGCCGCCTCTCCTCCGCCTTCCCCTCCGGCGAAGGCTCACCTAGCCAAGCATGCTTCTCCTCCGTCTTCTCCGCCTCACTCCGATTCCGGCTCCCACCTCCACTTCCACTCCGACGAAGAAGACGACGACGACGAAAACCATCACGCTCTCCACGACCACGATTCGTCCGGTCACTCTTCCCCTCTCCACGTGGATCTCCCGCCATTCGAGGAGGGAGATCATGAGCCTCCATGGATGAGGATGGGGATGGGAAGGATGCAGATGAATTTCATGAAGAAGCAACCAACGCCTTCAATTGTGTACCAACAGAGGCCAATCAATCACGAAACCGTATATGTAGGTGAATCCTCTTCTTCGTATCCATATCCGTATCCGTATccgtattcttcttcttcttcttcgtatcAACCCTATCCTCAGCCCTACGATCCGTATGGTGCTCCTCCACCCTCTGCCTATGATGGATCTTATCTGCCACAACACCGCCCACCGCCTTCTGCCGCCAAGCCGCCGCCGCCACCACCTTCCCCTCCAAGAGCTTCCCCGTGGGAGTTTCTCAACTTCTTCGACGGCGACGGCGATGAAAAGTACTATCCTCAGACACAGTACACTCCTAGCCGCGACTCCAGGGAGGTTCGAGAAGAGGAGGGAATCCCCGATTTGGAAGATGAAGATTACCAGCACGAGGTCGTCAAGGAAGTCCACGGCGATCACAAGCTCGTCGACACTCCTGCTTCTGCATCTGCTTCCGCCGCCGCCAACCACCATGATCACCACCAACCCGCCAAGGCTGACGCCACCGACAGCGAAAGCGACGGAGGATTGGAGTATGACGTCCACGTCGTTGATAAGAAAGTGGTTGACGAGGATGACAGGCCGAAGGACCGCGGCGGCGGCGGCGCCGGTGCTGCTGCTTTCCGAGGCCGACCGGGTTCCCGCAGCGCCTTTGAGGTTGCCAAAGAGATTGAGGTTCTCTTCCAAAGGGCTTCTGACTCCGGTGCCGAAATTGCCAAGATTCTTGAAGTTGGCAAGCTTCCCTATAACCGAAAGCATGGAGCTGCTTATCAAG CTTCCTCCAAGATGTTACAAGTTGTTACTCCCTCTTTGTCAATGGTGTCTTCGCAACCTTCTACATCTGCATCCGCCGCCACCGATAGCTTGGATATTGATGTTGATCTAGTAACCAGATCCCGCAATCTTTCCTCTACCTTGCAGAAGCTTTACCTCtgggagaagaaactctatgctgAAGTTAAG GCAGAGGAAAAGATGCGGGTCGTGCACGATAAGAAGTGCCGCAAGCTGAAGCGTTTGGATGAAAGGGGTGCTGATTTTAATAAAGTTGATGCCACTCGAGCTATGATTAGGAGTCTGTCCACAAAAATAAGAATGGCGATTCAAGTTGTTGATAAGATCTCCATGACAATAAATAAGATAAGGGATGAAGAGCTGTGGCCCCAATTGAAGGAATTAATCCATGG GATGATGAGAATGTGGAAATCCATGCTTGAATGTCATCATAGTCAGTGTGAAGCAATTCGAGAAGCGAGAATACTGGGTTCGGTTGGATCTAGGAAGAAGAGTGGTGACAGTCATCTTCTAGCAACCAAGCAGCTTGAGCAAGAGCTTATCAATTGGACTTTCCAATTCTCTAGCTGGATAAGTGCCCAGAAAGGTTATGTGCGAGCATTGAATAATTGGCTGATGAAATGTCTACTATACGAACCAGAAGAAACACCTGATGGCATAGTTCCCTTTTCCCCCGGTAGAATTGGTGCCCCCCCAATTTTTGTTATATGCAACCGGTGGTCCCAAGCTATGGATCGAATATCCGAAAAGGAAGTTGTTGATTCCATGCATGTATTTACCATGAGTGTGCTTCAGATATGGGAACAAGACAAGTTAGAAATGCATCGGCAGATGGCAGAGAACAAGGATCTGGAGAGAAAAGTTAGAAATATAGATAAAGATGACCAGAAGATACAGAAGCAAATCCAGGCACTAGAGCGGAAAATCGCGCTGCCATCAGGGGAAGGCAAGGGTCTCTCGGTTTCCGAAAATATCCTATACCAGAGCGATAAAAGCAGCAGTCTACAGGCTAGCCTGCAGCGCATTTTTGAAGCCATGGAAAGATTTACCGACGAATCTGTTAAAGCTTATGAGGAGTTGGTAAGCACAGATTGA
- the LOC107645523 gene encoding uncharacterized protein LOC107645523 isoform X1 produces the protein MARKQKPGAREPKPKPKPLSPISIGNCEVTVEAKNFTCKSESNSTVISLPRNGKIIVSVAQEEYANNGNATGDLNSDDREHEFMLVSPKDDAGISKSYLQEVLEMYKAELPGMNYAANTGKQSKFLERCVTNGKYRTLLLNSSSVEDSGKVIAAITYQIIPADTEYAEIPLTAVREIYQRKGFGRLLFLELQKRLQNIGVRSIFCWGDKESEGFWLKQGFISIAQVDAKGKARRFPVKASIRKALCFPGGSTLMACHLRTEFSADAADSMHCLPSPLCHHSLTPAIAENEQLKCSGLLHIDLNLSNHSTHIIESKDKIQAEGLMKAGSSREYGKLCGFDSHNLQHGCSDIFPFVRAYEDRNATAAENSQDEIDDNMKLCHLFPKAAKRGWESSISSLKSKRVKGSQLADCRSDSSNGFTSEANRPNPCFQEVPRVDPLSAEVSEKYMEDHVQLEAPNDKELPLAKQSFRIMLMNIADDTKRTQLSKVIEDLGGTVAYDGSIITHVVTGKVRKTMNFCTALCSGAWVLSSSWLKQSFREGRFVDELPHILNDEEYMLKHKSDLKSAIFRAKASPHSLFKGYNVCIAAHVRTPADTLSAIVRSAGGNVINGLEKVNETSTTIFVTCEEDTEEAMMAAKKGIRTFSSEWFMNCVMRQELDLQASQFAQSL, from the exons atggcgCGAAAACAAAAACCTGGTGCTCgggaaccaaaaccaaaaccaaaaccttTGTCTCCAATTTCCATCG GTAACTGCGAGGTCACTGTTGAGGCCAAAAACTTCACATGCAAATCCGAATCAAACAGCACCGTAATCTCTCTCCCGAGAAACGGAAAGATAATAGTATCAG TGGCACAAGAAGAGTATGCGAACAATGGAAATGCTACTGGGGATTTAAATTCCGATGATAGAG AACATGAGTTCATGCTTGTTAGTCCTAAAGATGATGCTGGGATAAGCAAATCCTACCTTCAG GAAGTTCTAGAGATGTATAAGGCAGAGCTACCAGGAATGAATTATGCTGCTAATACTGGAAAGCAATCAAAATTTCTTGAAAGATGTGTGACCAATGG GAAATATCGAACACTACTTCTTAATTCCAGTTCTGTTGAAGATTCCGGAAAG GttatagctgcaattacatatcaAATCATCCCTGCAGATACAGAATATGCAGAGATCCCACTTACAGCTGTGAGGGAAATCTACCAACGGAAG GGTTTTGGCCGTCTGttgtttctggagctacagaagagaCTTCAAAATATTGGTGTTCGTTCCATTTTCTGTTGGGGAGACAAAGAATCAGAAGGATTTTGGCTTAAACAG GGTTTTATATCAATAGCACAGGTTGATGCCAAAGGTAAAGCCCGCAGGTTTCCTGTAAAAGCTAGTATTCGCAAAGCATTATGCTTTCCTGGTGGTTCAACTCTCATGGCATGCCATCTAAGGACAGAATTCTCAGCCGATGCAGCTGACTCTATGCACTGTCTTCCTTCACCTCTCTGTCATCATTCCTTGACACCTGCCATTGCTGAAAATGAGCAGCTGAAATGTTCAGGATTGCTGCACATTGATTTGAACCTGTCTAATCATTCAACCCATATTATAGAAAGTAAAGATAAAATTCAAGCTGAAGGTTTGATGAAAGCTGGATCGTCAAGAGAATATGGCAAACTGTGTG GGTTTGACAGTCACAATCTCCAACATGGCTGCAGTGACATTTTTCCTTTTGTCAGAGCATATGAGGACAGAAATGCTACTGCTGCAGAAAATTCACAGGATGAAATTGATGATAACATGAAGCTTTGTCATCTTTTTCCAAAAGCTGCAAAAAGGGGCTGGGAATCCTCTATATCCTCATTGAAATCTAAAAGGGTGAAGGGAAGCCAGTTGGCTGACTGTCGATCAGATTCTAGCAACGGTTTTACATCAGAGGCTAATAGGCCCAATCCTTGTTTTCAAGAAGTCCCTCGCGTTGATCCTCTGAGTGCAGAAGTTTCTGAGAAATATATGGAGGATCATGTACAATTAGAAGCACCCAACGACAAGGAACTGCCGTTGGCTAAACAATCCTTTAGAATTATGTTAATGAATATTGCAGATGATACTAAGAGAACACAGCTTTCAAAG GTTATTGAAGACCTTGGTGGAACTGTTGCGTATGATGGAAGCATAATAACACATGTTGTCACAGGAAAAGTGAGGAAAACTATGAATTTCTGCACTGCTCTCTGTTCTGG GGCTTGGGTGCTCTCATCTAGTTGGTTAAAGCAAAGCTTTCGTGAAGGCAGATTCGTCG ATGAGTTGCCTCACATACTGAATGATGAGGAGTACATGCTGAAGCACAAATCTGATTTAAAAAGTGCAATCTTCCGAGCAAAAGCTAGCCCCCATTCTTTGTTTAAGGGCTATAATGTATGCATTGCAGCTCATGTTCGAACTCCTGCCGACACTCTATCTGCTATTGTCAGGTCTGCTGGTGGTAAT GTTATCAATGGGCTGGAAAAAGTAAACGAGACATCAACAACAATCTTTGTGACATGCGAAGAAGATACAGAAGAAGCAATGATGGCTGCAAAGAAAGGAATCCGGACTTTCAGCAGTGAGTGGTTTATGAACTGTGTTATGAGACAGGAGCTTGACTTGCAGGCCTCCCAATTCGCGCAGTCCTTATGA
- the LOC107645523 gene encoding microcephalin isoform X2: MIEEVLEMYKAELPGMNYAANTGKQSKFLERCVTNGKYRTLLLNSSSVEDSGKVIAAITYQIIPADTEYAEIPLTAVREIYQRKGFGRLLFLELQKRLQNIGVRSIFCWGDKESEGFWLKQGFISIAQVDAKGKARRFPVKASIRKALCFPGGSTLMACHLRTEFSADAADSMHCLPSPLCHHSLTPAIAENEQLKCSGLLHIDLNLSNHSTHIIESKDKIQAEGLMKAGSSREYGKLCGFDSHNLQHGCSDIFPFVRAYEDRNATAAENSQDEIDDNMKLCHLFPKAAKRGWESSISSLKSKRVKGSQLADCRSDSSNGFTSEANRPNPCFQEVPRVDPLSAEVSEKYMEDHVQLEAPNDKELPLAKQSFRIMLMNIADDTKRTQLSKVIEDLGGTVAYDGSIITHVVTGKVRKTMNFCTALCSGAWVLSSSWLKQSFREGRFVDELPHILNDEEYMLKHKSDLKSAIFRAKASPHSLFKGYNVCIAAHVRTPADTLSAIVRSAGGNVINGLEKVNETSTTIFVTCEEDTEEAMMAAKKGIRTFSSEWFMNCVMRQELDLQASQFAQSL; this comes from the exons ATGATAGAG GAAGTTCTAGAGATGTATAAGGCAGAGCTACCAGGAATGAATTATGCTGCTAATACTGGAAAGCAATCAAAATTTCTTGAAAGATGTGTGACCAATGG GAAATATCGAACACTACTTCTTAATTCCAGTTCTGTTGAAGATTCCGGAAAG GttatagctgcaattacatatcaAATCATCCCTGCAGATACAGAATATGCAGAGATCCCACTTACAGCTGTGAGGGAAATCTACCAACGGAAG GGTTTTGGCCGTCTGttgtttctggagctacagaagagaCTTCAAAATATTGGTGTTCGTTCCATTTTCTGTTGGGGAGACAAAGAATCAGAAGGATTTTGGCTTAAACAG GGTTTTATATCAATAGCACAGGTTGATGCCAAAGGTAAAGCCCGCAGGTTTCCTGTAAAAGCTAGTATTCGCAAAGCATTATGCTTTCCTGGTGGTTCAACTCTCATGGCATGCCATCTAAGGACAGAATTCTCAGCCGATGCAGCTGACTCTATGCACTGTCTTCCTTCACCTCTCTGTCATCATTCCTTGACACCTGCCATTGCTGAAAATGAGCAGCTGAAATGTTCAGGATTGCTGCACATTGATTTGAACCTGTCTAATCATTCAACCCATATTATAGAAAGTAAAGATAAAATTCAAGCTGAAGGTTTGATGAAAGCTGGATCGTCAAGAGAATATGGCAAACTGTGTG GGTTTGACAGTCACAATCTCCAACATGGCTGCAGTGACATTTTTCCTTTTGTCAGAGCATATGAGGACAGAAATGCTACTGCTGCAGAAAATTCACAGGATGAAATTGATGATAACATGAAGCTTTGTCATCTTTTTCCAAAAGCTGCAAAAAGGGGCTGGGAATCCTCTATATCCTCATTGAAATCTAAAAGGGTGAAGGGAAGCCAGTTGGCTGACTGTCGATCAGATTCTAGCAACGGTTTTACATCAGAGGCTAATAGGCCCAATCCTTGTTTTCAAGAAGTCCCTCGCGTTGATCCTCTGAGTGCAGAAGTTTCTGAGAAATATATGGAGGATCATGTACAATTAGAAGCACCCAACGACAAGGAACTGCCGTTGGCTAAACAATCCTTTAGAATTATGTTAATGAATATTGCAGATGATACTAAGAGAACACAGCTTTCAAAG GTTATTGAAGACCTTGGTGGAACTGTTGCGTATGATGGAAGCATAATAACACATGTTGTCACAGGAAAAGTGAGGAAAACTATGAATTTCTGCACTGCTCTCTGTTCTGG GGCTTGGGTGCTCTCATCTAGTTGGTTAAAGCAAAGCTTTCGTGAAGGCAGATTCGTCG ATGAGTTGCCTCACATACTGAATGATGAGGAGTACATGCTGAAGCACAAATCTGATTTAAAAAGTGCAATCTTCCGAGCAAAAGCTAGCCCCCATTCTTTGTTTAAGGGCTATAATGTATGCATTGCAGCTCATGTTCGAACTCCTGCCGACACTCTATCTGCTATTGTCAGGTCTGCTGGTGGTAAT GTTATCAATGGGCTGGAAAAAGTAAACGAGACATCAACAACAATCTTTGTGACATGCGAAGAAGATACAGAAGAAGCAATGATGGCTGCAAAGAAAGGAATCCGGACTTTCAGCAGTGAGTGGTTTATGAACTGTGTTATGAGACAGGAGCTTGACTTGCAGGCCTCCCAATTCGCGCAGTCCTTATGA
- the LOC107645524 gene encoding GTP-binding protein BRASSINAZOLE INSENSITIVE PALE GREEN 2, chloroplastic, with amino-acid sequence MAIFFSTIVAPSNFRACKFSFFNRVPDQPIKSLRHFTDNCVRTRKVPCFIAFAVNGSSAVQTEKRNTPRKKGRNPFLSEGRDEDESRGPICPGCGVFMQDEDPNLPGYYQQRRVKMEDELLDEDDDVFDDINRVEEEEENDDDDDVGSLDGIENELGGGIEVLPDDFDWDSDEWEAKLLGEEDDEADLNGFAPAGVGYGNITEEVLERKRKKKVSKAEKKKLAREARKVKEEVTVCARCHSLRNYGQVKNQTAENLIPDFDFDRLISTRLMNPSGNGSATVVVMVVDCVDFDSSFPWTVAKSLFKALERIQDDSKKGKKLPKLVLVATKVDLLPSEVSPARLDRWVRHRASAAGAPKLSAVYLVSSRKDLGVRNLLSFIKDLAGPRGNVWVIGSQNAGKSTLINAFSKKHGAKATKLTEAPIPGTTLGILRIGGILSAKTKMFDTPGLLHPYLMSMRLNREEQKMVEIRKELRPRSYRIKVGQAVHIGGLTRIDLIEASVETIYVTVWASPNVSLHMGKVENAEEVWSNHVGVRLQPPIGSEHAAELGTWQEREIKVSGTSWEVNNVDVAIAGLGWYSLCLKGEATMKLWTFDGVEVTLREPLVLDRARSLEKPGFWLPRAISDAIGNQTRLQAKKREKLDDQDTDFVGAGAELSA; translated from the exons ATGGCAATATTTTTCTCTACAATTGTAGCTCCTTCTAATTTTCGTGCGTGCAAGTTTTCCTTCTTTAACAGAGTACCTGATCAACCAATCAAGAGTTTGCGTCATTTCACAG ATAATTGTGTTCGGACTAGAAAAGTTCCTTGCTTTATTGCTTTTGCGGTAAACGGAAGCTCCGCTGTTCAAACAGAAAAAAGAAACACGCCAAGGAAAAAGGGTAGGAACCCGTTTTTGAGTGAGGGGAGAGATGAGGATGAGAGTCGTGGACCAATTTGCCCTGGTTGTGGGGTCTTCATGCAAGATGAGGACCCTAACCTTCCTGGGTACTATCAACAAAGGAGGGTGAAAATGGAAGATGAACTATtagatgaggatgatgatgtgtttgatgatattaatagagtagaagaagaagaagaaaatgatgatgatgatgatgtggggTCTCTGGATGGCATTGAAAATGAACTTGGAGGAGGTATTGAGGTATTACCGGATGATTTCGATTGGGATTCTGATGAGTGGGAAGCTAAGTTGTTGGGCGAAGAGGATGATGAGGCTGATTTAAATGGCTTTGCGCCTGCGGGGGTTGGGTATGGTAACATCACTGAGGAGGTCCtggagaggaagaggaagaagaaggtatcGAAAGctgagaagaagaagttggctagGGAGGCCCGAAAGGTGAAGGAAGAGGTTACCGTGTGCGCTAGGTGTCATTCCTTGAGGAATTATGGCCAGGTGAAAAACCAGACTGCTGAGAATTTGATACCCGATTTTGATTTCGATAGGTTGATTTCCACTAGGTTGATGAACCCTTCTGGCAATGGCAGTGCTACTGTTGTTGTTATGGTTGTGGATTGTGTTGATTTTGATAGTTCTTTTCCTTGGACGGTAGCAAAATCGTTGTTTAAG GCATTGGAAAGAATCCAAGATGACTCGAAGAAGGGTAAGAAACTGCCAAAGCTAGTTCTTGTGGCTACAAAGGTTGATCTCCTTCCATCAGAGGTTTCCCCTGCAAGGTTAGATAGATGGGTTAGACACCGAGCAAGTGCTGCGGGAGCACCTAAACTAAGTGCAGTTTATCTTGTAAGTTCTCGAAAGGATTTAGGTGTAAGGAATCTGTTGTCCTTCATAAAGGACTTGGCAGGTCCTCGTGGGAATGTGTGGGTGATTGGGTCTCAGAATGCGGGGAAGTCTACTCTAATCAATGCATTTTCAAAGAAACACGGAGCTAAAGCTACAAAGCTCACAGAAGCTCCGATTCCTGGGACAACACTAGGGATCTTGAGAATTGGAGGAATTTTGTCAGCTAAGACTAAGATGTTTGACACTCCAGGGCTCCTGCATCCCTATTTAATGTCGATGAGACTGAACAGAGAAGAGCAAAAGATGGTTGAGATACGGAAGGAACTTCGACCTCGATCATATAGAATCAAG GTAGGGCAGGCAGTGCACATTGGTGGCTTGACAAGAATTGACCTTATTGAAGCCTCTGTTGAAACAATATATGTGACCGTTTGGGCATCACCAAATGTTTCTCTTCACATGGGAAAAGTAGAAAATGCTGAAGAGGTTTGGAGTAATCATGTTGGTGTCAGGTTGCAG CCTCCCATTGGCAGTGAACACGCTGCTGAATTAGGCACGTGGCAAGAAAGGGAAATTAAGGTGTCTGGAACTAGTTGGGAGGTCAACAACGTTGACGTAGCCATAGCTGGCTTAGGTTGGTACTCTCTCTGTCTCAAAGGTGAAGCAACCATGAAACTGTGGACCTTTGATGGTGTTGAAGTAACCTTGAGAGAGCCATTGGTCCTTGACCGGGCCCGGTCCCTTGAGAAACCTGGTTTTTGGTTACCAAGAGCCATCTCTGATGCTATTGGCAACCAAACCAGACTTCAagctaaaaaaagagaaaaacttgACGACCAAGATACAGATTTTGTGGGGGCAGGTGCAGAGCTATCAGCTTGA